The Edaphobacter sp. 12200R-103 genome contains a region encoding:
- a CDS encoding acyl-CoA dehydrogenase family protein — protein MATLVSATTGKKLIPGGSFLISNPAPSDCFFPEDFTEEQRQIAQTTAEFAANEIVPVSDAIEAKDFSVTRRLIKEASELGLTSVDIPEEYGGLEMDKVTSAIVAENIAKQGSFSVAFSAHVGIGTLPIVWYGTPEQKKRYLPKLASGEFIGAYALSESTSGSDALSARALAVLSEDGQTYTLNGEKMWITNAGFADLFTVFARCKVAEGKDAGKERLTAFLVERGTPGLTIGKEEHKLGIRGSSTCPLILTDCKVPAANLLGEVGKGHHIAFNILNIGRYKLGNAAIGAAKTTIGYGIRYAKERKAFGKAIAEFGLIQEKLANAAVGIFIGEALSYRTVGMIDAALEGIDQQDAVAIQKAIEDYAVECSIVKVWDSEMLDQVVDDLVQIYGGYGYVEEYPAERAYRDSRINRIFEGTNEINRLIITGWLMKSAMSGKLALMPAIKQLMDDVMAGPGEREEREGSLADAYALLESAKKLTLFAAGAATQRYMQDLSEQQEVMAAIADMVIDLYAMESGVLRADKMAGKGSAVIATAMARIYCETAMDRMEVSGRRIIAAVAEGDMLRTQLTILRRLTKHDPADAIALRRQVAEHVIQAGRYSL, from the coding sequence ATGGCGACACTTGTTTCAGCTACGACCGGCAAAAAACTTATCCCAGGCGGTAGCTTTCTCATCTCCAATCCCGCTCCTTCAGACTGCTTTTTTCCTGAAGACTTCACAGAGGAGCAGCGGCAGATCGCACAGACGACGGCGGAGTTCGCCGCGAACGAGATCGTTCCCGTCTCCGATGCCATCGAAGCCAAGGATTTTTCAGTAACGAGGAGGCTGATCAAGGAGGCCAGCGAACTCGGCCTTACCTCGGTCGATATCCCTGAAGAGTATGGTGGGCTGGAGATGGACAAGGTGACCTCGGCCATCGTTGCGGAGAATATTGCGAAGCAGGGCAGCTTCTCGGTCGCTTTCTCGGCTCACGTCGGCATAGGAACCCTGCCCATCGTTTGGTACGGCACACCGGAGCAGAAGAAGCGATATTTGCCAAAGCTGGCGAGTGGCGAGTTCATCGGGGCCTATGCGCTTTCGGAGTCCACCTCCGGTTCAGACGCATTGAGCGCACGTGCCCTGGCCGTGCTCTCGGAAGATGGCCAGACCTACACGCTGAACGGCGAAAAGATGTGGATCACCAATGCAGGATTCGCCGACCTGTTCACTGTATTTGCCCGATGCAAAGTGGCAGAGGGCAAGGATGCCGGAAAAGAACGGCTCACGGCATTCCTGGTTGAGCGCGGAACGCCTGGACTGACCATCGGCAAGGAGGAACACAAGCTGGGCATCCGCGGCAGCTCGACCTGTCCCCTTATTCTGACGGATTGCAAGGTACCTGCGGCGAATCTCCTCGGAGAGGTCGGCAAAGGGCATCATATCGCCTTCAATATTCTGAATATCGGACGCTACAAGCTGGGCAATGCCGCAATAGGCGCGGCTAAAACGACAATTGGATATGGCATTCGGTATGCGAAGGAACGCAAGGCCTTCGGCAAAGCGATCGCGGAGTTTGGGCTGATTCAGGAGAAGCTGGCCAATGCCGCAGTGGGAATCTTTATCGGCGAAGCGCTCTCTTACCGCACCGTCGGCATGATCGACGCTGCGCTCGAGGGGATCGATCAGCAGGATGCCGTCGCGATCCAGAAGGCGATTGAAGACTACGCCGTCGAATGCTCGATCGTGAAGGTGTGGGACTCCGAGATGCTGGATCAGGTCGTCGACGATCTCGTGCAGATCTATGGAGGGTACGGGTACGTCGAGGAGTATCCAGCCGAGAGGGCTTACCGGGACTCCCGCATCAACCGCATCTTTGAAGGGACGAACGAGATCAATCGCCTGATTATCACGGGCTGGCTGATGAAGTCCGCCATGTCAGGCAAGCTGGCGCTGATGCCAGCCATCAAGCAGCTCATGGACGATGTGATGGCCGGGCCGGGAGAGCGGGAAGAGCGCGAAGGATCTCTGGCCGATGCGTATGCGCTGCTTGAAAGCGCGAAGAAGCTGACCTTGTTCGCGGCCGGGGCTGCGACGCAGAGGTACATGCAGGATCTCTCGGAGCAGCAGGAGGTCATGGCGGCGATTGCCGATATGGTGATCGATCTCTATGCAATGGAGTCGGGGGTGCTGCGGGCAGACAAGATGGCCGGGAAGGGAAGCGCGGTTATTGCCACGGCCATGGCGCGAATCTACTGCGAAACCGCGATGGACCGGATGGAGGTTTCCGGACGGCGCATCATCGCCGCTGTCGCCGAAGGAGATATGCTGCGGACCCAGCTCACCATTCTGCGGCGTCTCACAAAACACGACCCCGCCGATGCCATTGCACTGCGCCGCCAGGTCGCTGAGCATGTCATTCAAGCTGGCCGCTATTCCCTTTGA
- a CDS encoding acetyl-CoA C-acyltransferase: MKDVVIASAVRTPVGKAPRGTLRTTRPDDLAAFAIMGALERLPQLDRSEIEDVILGCAMPEAEQGMNVARVASFRAGLPVTVSAMTVNRYCASGLQSIALAADRIRGGAADVIVAGGTESMSYVPFGGNKISMNPWLVDHYPGSYMSMGLTAERVAIHYGITREAMDAFSYQSHQKALAAIQSGKFEDEIVPVTVTHTALNEKGKAETSESTFTTDEGPRSDTSLEALAKLKPVFHAKGTITAGNSSQTSDGAAAAVVMSSERAAQLGIKPLARFVAFAYAGCDPEEMGAGPVYAIPKALKLAGLSLDQIDVIELNEAFAAQSLAVIKILGLNPEKINPNGGAIALGHPLGCTGAKLTATLLRHMPRRNAKYGMVTMCVGGGMGAAGIFETLP; encoded by the coding sequence ATGAAGGACGTCGTTATCGCCTCAGCTGTTCGCACTCCCGTCGGGAAGGCTCCGCGAGGAACGCTCCGCACCACGCGTCCGGATGATCTGGCGGCCTTTGCCATCATGGGGGCACTGGAACGGCTGCCGCAGCTAGACCGATCGGAGATCGAGGATGTCATTCTTGGCTGCGCCATGCCGGAGGCGGAGCAGGGAATGAACGTTGCCCGCGTTGCCAGCTTTCGCGCAGGACTGCCGGTGACGGTCTCCGCGATGACCGTCAATCGCTACTGTGCCTCTGGCCTTCAGTCCATCGCTCTTGCGGCAGATCGCATCCGAGGCGGGGCGGCAGACGTCATTGTCGCCGGGGGAACGGAGAGCATGTCCTACGTTCCTTTTGGCGGAAACAAGATCTCGATGAACCCGTGGCTGGTGGATCATTATCCCGGCTCGTACATGTCCATGGGTCTGACGGCGGAGCGCGTCGCGATCCACTACGGCATCACACGCGAGGCCATGGATGCATTCTCCTACCAGAGCCATCAAAAGGCATTGGCCGCCATCCAGAGCGGTAAGTTTGAGGATGAGATCGTTCCTGTTACGGTCACACACACCGCGCTGAATGAAAAGGGAAAGGCGGAGACGAGCGAGTCTACTTTCACGACCGATGAAGGTCCCCGCTCCGATACCTCGCTGGAAGCGCTTGCAAAACTGAAGCCTGTCTTTCACGCCAAAGGCACGATCACTGCGGGAAACTCCTCGCAGACCTCCGACGGCGCGGCTGCTGCGGTGGTAATGTCTTCGGAACGGGCGGCACAGCTTGGCATCAAGCCATTGGCGAGGTTTGTGGCGTTCGCCTACGCCGGTTGCGATCCTGAAGAGATGGGAGCGGGGCCGGTCTATGCGATTCCGAAGGCGCTGAAGCTGGCTGGACTGTCGCTCGATCAGATCGACGTGATCGAGCTGAACGAGGCTTTCGCCGCACAGTCGCTGGCGGTCATCAAGATCCTGGGGCTCAACCCTGAAAAGATCAATCCCAATGGAGGCGCGATTGCGCTTGGGCATCCTCTGGGTTGCACCGGAGCGAAGTTGACAGCGACACTGCTGCGGCATATGCCTCGGAGAAACGCGAAGTACGGCATGGTGACGATGTGCGTTGGCGGGGGCATGGGAGCTGCGGGTATCTTCGAGACTCTTCCATAG
- a CDS encoding 3-hydroxyacyl-CoA dehydrogenase/enoyl-CoA hydratase family protein: MASFPAPSRMIRKAAVLGAGTMGSRIAAHLANAGLPVILLDRIPVGTAPDASKKERSKFAQVALDSLRKAKPAAFYIPESARLITTGNFEDDLELVADCDWIIEAVAEDLAIKHDLYAKVLTHRRSDAILTTNTSGLPILDLAEPLPEGVKPLFLGTHFFNPPRYMRLLEIIPLTETSADAVRTISHFCDQRLGKSIVVSRDTPNFIANRIGTFSIGNAVRLMQEQELSIEEVDALTGVTIGWPRTGTFRLGDMVGVDVLVHVARNFEAKAAAIGDERTDVTLPAFLDTMLERKWLGDKAGQGFYRKEGKDAEGHDLRSVLDWRTLEYRTAERPRLPSLDMAKSVESTPARIAQLLHGDVERDKAARFYWPLLTELFTYAANRVSDQPDEPAASIVEVDTAMRTGYNWELGPFELFDAAGVRATTEKVRARGIPIAPNVERLLDWAAKNNEPNPCWYRDDPGVPSGRRYFDPFTQTYQPVPVAEGIASIATFKKSHGVVRKNAGASLVDLGDGIAAIELHSKMNALGGDIVSFITQTLRPSSDSVSSFEAFVITGDSTNFSVGANLMQLLLTIQDEEWDEVEIAIRAFQKMTQAIKFCPRPVVVAPYGMCLGGGVEMSLHAAARQPHAESYMGLVETGVGLIPGGGGCKEMLLRSIEAGSSIRLDARGESVEIFEAVKKNFETVAKAVVSTSAAEARSLNFLRPGDEITVNRERLVTDAKLRARALADAGYTAPVLRTDIPAPGESVAATLKLAVWTMREGHYISDHDVKVAGRVAEVLSGGRLNPGTPISEQYLLDLEREAFLSLCGEKKTQERIAFTLKTGKPLRN, encoded by the coding sequence ATGGCGAGCTTTCCCGCGCCCTCCCGCATGATTCGCAAGGCAGCCGTTCTTGGCGCTGGAACCATGGGATCTCGTATCGCTGCCCATCTTGCGAATGCTGGATTGCCAGTCATTCTCCTCGATAGGATACCCGTGGGAACCGCGCCGGATGCTTCGAAAAAGGAGCGAAGCAAGTTTGCTCAGGTAGCTCTCGACTCTCTCAGAAAGGCGAAACCGGCGGCTTTTTATATCCCGGAATCTGCGCGGCTTATTACAACCGGGAACTTTGAGGATGACCTGGAGTTGGTGGCAGACTGCGATTGGATCATCGAGGCCGTCGCGGAAGATCTCGCCATCAAGCATGATCTCTATGCGAAGGTCCTGACGCATCGGCGCTCCGATGCCATCCTGACCACGAATACCAGCGGTCTGCCGATTCTCGATTTGGCCGAGCCTCTGCCTGAGGGCGTGAAGCCGCTCTTCCTCGGAACGCACTTCTTCAATCCCCCGCGTTACATGCGCCTCCTGGAGATCATTCCGCTTACTGAGACAAGCGCGGACGCGGTCAGGACGATCTCGCATTTCTGCGACCAGCGACTGGGTAAATCCATCGTCGTGTCGAGAGATACGCCCAACTTTATTGCGAACCGCATTGGCACCTTCTCTATCGGAAATGCCGTCCGGCTGATGCAGGAGCAGGAACTGAGCATCGAAGAGGTCGATGCGCTCACAGGCGTCACGATTGGATGGCCCCGGACCGGCACCTTTCGCCTGGGCGATATGGTTGGCGTCGATGTGCTGGTGCATGTGGCCCGCAACTTCGAAGCCAAGGCAGCGGCGATTGGAGATGAGCGCACCGATGTAACACTGCCTGCCTTTCTTGACACCATGCTGGAGCGCAAGTGGCTGGGGGATAAGGCAGGCCAGGGCTTTTACAGGAAGGAAGGGAAGGACGCCGAGGGTCACGATCTGCGCAGTGTGCTGGACTGGCGAACGCTCGAGTACCGAACGGCGGAACGGCCACGGTTACCATCGCTCGACATGGCGAAGAGCGTGGAGTCCACTCCGGCGCGCATCGCGCAGCTTCTGCATGGCGATGTGGAGCGGGACAAGGCCGCACGCTTCTATTGGCCGCTGCTCACAGAGCTGTTTACCTATGCGGCGAATCGCGTCTCCGATCAGCCTGACGAGCCCGCGGCCAGCATCGTTGAAGTAGATACGGCCATGCGTACAGGATACAACTGGGAACTCGGCCCGTTTGAACTCTTCGACGCCGCAGGTGTTCGCGCTACGACGGAGAAGGTGCGCGCACGGGGAATCCCGATCGCTCCTAATGTCGAGAGGCTTTTGGATTGGGCGGCAAAGAATAACGAGCCTAATCCTTGTTGGTACCGGGATGATCCAGGCGTTCCCAGCGGCCGCCGCTACTTCGATCCGTTCACCCAGACCTATCAGCCGGTTCCTGTGGCCGAGGGGATCGCGTCGATTGCGACCTTCAAGAAGTCCCATGGTGTCGTCCGGAAGAATGCAGGCGCGTCGCTGGTTGATCTGGGAGACGGTATTGCAGCCATCGAGCTTCACTCGAAGATGAATGCTCTGGGTGGAGATATCGTGTCCTTCATCACGCAGACTCTGAGGCCATCAAGTGACTCCGTCAGCAGCTTTGAGGCATTTGTGATCACCGGCGACTCGACGAACTTCTCTGTCGGCGCGAATCTGATGCAGCTTCTGCTCACGATTCAGGATGAGGAGTGGGACGAGGTGGAGATAGCCATTCGGGCCTTCCAGAAGATGACCCAGGCCATCAAGTTCTGCCCGCGCCCGGTAGTGGTTGCGCCCTATGGGATGTGTCTTGGAGGCGGGGTAGAGATGAGTCTGCATGCGGCAGCGCGCCAGCCACATGCAGAGTCATACATGGGACTGGTGGAGACCGGAGTCGGCCTGATCCCCGGCGGCGGTGGATGCAAGGAGATGCTGCTTCGCTCCATCGAGGCTGGTTCGAGTATTCGTCTCGATGCACGCGGCGAGTCGGTAGAGATTTTCGAAGCGGTGAAGAAGAATTTTGAGACCGTCGCGAAGGCGGTTGTCTCGACCTCGGCGGCGGAGGCTCGTTCATTGAACTTCCTGCGTCCTGGCGATGAGATCACCGTCAATCGCGAGCGGCTGGTGACCGATGCCAAATTGCGGGCACGCGCGCTCGCGGATGCCGGATATACAGCCCCTGTGCTTCGCACCGATATTCCCGCGCCGGGCGAGTCGGTTGCTGCCACCCTCAAGCTCGCGGTATGGACCATGCGGGAGGGACACTATATCTCCGATCACGACGTCAAAGTAGCAGGCCGGGTTGCCGAGGTGTTGTCCGGAGGGCGCCTGAATCCCGGTACGCCGATAAGCGAACAGTATCTGCTGGACCTGGAGCGCGAGGCATTTTTGTCGCTGTGCGGAGAGAAGAAGACACAGGAGCGGATCGCCTTCACCCTGAAGACCGGCAAGCCGCTCAGGAACTAG